One Gadus chalcogrammus isolate NIFS_2021 chromosome 7, NIFS_Gcha_1.0, whole genome shotgun sequence genomic window, CTGAAAACTTGATCTGGCCATCTATCCTCAATTTTCTGCTTCTACCATGGGTAAGTTTGCTACTCAGTTTCTATATTCACCTGGTTGTACTTTTTTAATCGTAGTTTCATTATTTCATACTTTGTTGTGCTGTACTGAAACTAATTACATAGTTAATGCTGTTAAAAGTCCAGCTATAAATGATTAAATACATGATTTGTTGCTTTTTGTTTATAAAAACAATAAGTTTCATTCATGATAATTATCATGATAATTATTTCATATGTATTGTTCACATATAGTGCCTTGCAGAAGAAGAACCCTTGCATTCGTCCTCCTACTTGAAGGACTGcagaggaggggtagagggagaaggagccgATTCTGGGTTCATCCCCTCAACCAGAAAAGAAGAGAACAAGGCGATTTTCACAATCTGGTGGCTGAACTGAGGCTGGACAGTCAACGCCACCATCAGTATTTCCGAATGAGTGCAGAGCAAATGGACGAACTTCTATCCTTCATCGGCCCTGAAGTGACCAGGCAAACCACTAACTACAGATCTGCCATAGAACCCAAGCAGAGACTGGCTGTGGCACTAAGGTAAACCACAAACAGATTAAATCATAGACCAGAAGCTGGAGAAACATTTGTTAATACTTTTTCAACATAGAAacgtaataaaataaataagtcacTGCTAAAAAATTAAAGGAAAAGTTTttcaaaaacaataataaaaacgtaagtacttaaaaatagtaaataaatgtaaaaagaacAGGCAAACAAGCAACATTTCTATTAAGTGTAGTATGGCCCCATGGCGTTCGGGtcttcccagtttcccagcatTTGTGTGAACGACCctgtttgtggggggggatgAATTGGTAGAAAATGAGTGGGGGGGGTAGGCAacggtgttggaggaggaggttgaaatTGTGGGGGGTGGGATGTTTGACCCAGAGCGGGGGGAGGTAAAGGTGGAGGTTGGCCTCTTTCGAGGTTGTGAAGAACCGTCAGGATCTCTATTTTGGCCTGTTGCCGTCTGTCCTTGTTCAGGCGGTGCAACATTGGCACAATGCTCAAGGCAAAATAATATGCCTCGTCTCGCTCGTCCTCTGGCACATGCGGTTTGGGCACCGGCTGCTCCAGCAAAGACATCAGCCGGTCCCcaatgcctgtgtctgtgtgtctttggccTTTTCTGGTTTCCCTGGGGGCCTGCGCTGGCGGTCTTGGAATTATGTCTCTGGGGCTACGGGACCTAGAGGCAGACGGTGCCGAGGTTGATGGAGCCggagatgtaggcctacactgcTGTTGCAATGAAATACCAGGGGTGCTGGACCGATCCTCAGACCGGTCTGACTGAGGGGTCCCCGACCTTTCCTCATCATGTCCTGGCATATTGCTTCTTGAGCTATATAAAAGAAAAAGTTAGACAAACTAACAATTTCATGAAAAGTATATTTGTTTATGTTTAAGTAATTTATACAGACCTTCTTGGTTGTAGATGGGGCAAAACGAAGGACATGATCGCCGCATATTTCCAGTCCTTCTGTGTGCCACCTGCCGATCCACTTGGCCGATCCACTCTTTTCCGTTTTTTTACAAATGCGTCCCTTAAAACCTTCCATCTTGCTTTACACGTGTCAGCTGAAACAAAGGAGAGACACAGGTGAATGAAAAACTTTCACATCTaacttatatttatttgtttcctcCCTCACAGGTACATGGCTTCTGGAGATTCCCTTGTGAATCTGGCATATAGCTACCGCCTGGGGCACACTACAGTCAGGAACTCAGTCCACATGGTGTGTGCTGCCATCGAAAAAACGATGATGGAGAGGTTCCTACCCAGGCCAACACAAGAGACATGGGAGGAAGTGGCTCAAGGCTTCTGGGACAAGTGGAATTTTCCAAACTGCCTGGGAGCAATAGATGGGAAGCATGTGACCATCCAAGCCCCAGCACTGAGTGGGAGTCAGTATTTTAATTATAAGAAAACGTTCTCGATAGTGCTTTTGGCACTTGTGGACTCGAACTACAGGTTCAGGGTCATTCAAGTGGGGGACTTCGGAAGGTCCAGTGATGGCGGCGTATATGCTGGGTCGGCTCTCGGAAGAGGAATGGAGACCAAAACCCTTCATGTCCCACCCAGTACCTCTCTGCCTGGCGCTGCTCACTTGGGTGATGTGCCACATGTCATGGTGGGTGATGCAGCCTTCCCACTGAAGCCGTATCTAATGAGGCCATACCC contains:
- the LOC130385835 gene encoding uncharacterized protein LOC130385835 isoform X2, translating into MVPCRRRTLAFVLLLEGLQRRGRGRRSRFWVHPLNQKRREQGDFHNLVAELRLDSQRHHQYFRMSAEQMDELLSFIGPEVTRQTTNYRSAIEPKQRLAVALRYMASGDSLVNLAYSYRLGHTTVRNSVHMVCAAIEKTMMERFLPRPTQETWEEVAQGFWDKWNFPNCLGAIDGKHVTIQAPALSGSQYFNYKKTFSIVLLALVDSNYRFRVIQVGDFGRSSDGGVYAGSALGRGMETKTLHVPPSTSLPGAAHLGDVPHVMVGDAAFPLKPYLMRPYPGHHLTHNKRVFNYRLSRARMVVENAFGILSSRWRILHRRINLHPQNVDTLVLAACILHNFLLAPRENVRLLEEAEQQGRNLPAVRNMGGNRASREACNIREIFCTYFNSPQGSVSWQDRMV
- the LOC130385835 gene encoding uncharacterized protein LOC130385835 isoform X1, with product MYCSHIVPCRRRTLAFVLLLEGLQRRGRGRRSRFWVHPLNQKRREQGDFHNLVAELRLDSQRHHQYFRMSAEQMDELLSFIGPEVTRQTTNYRSAIEPKQRLAVALRYMASGDSLVNLAYSYRLGHTTVRNSVHMVCAAIEKTMMERFLPRPTQETWEEVAQGFWDKWNFPNCLGAIDGKHVTIQAPALSGSQYFNYKKTFSIVLLALVDSNYRFRVIQVGDFGRSSDGGVYAGSALGRGMETKTLHVPPSTSLPGAAHLGDVPHVMVGDAAFPLKPYLMRPYPGHHLTHNKRVFNYRLSRARMVVENAFGILSSRWRILHRRINLHPQNVDTLVLAACILHNFLLAPRENVRLLEEAEQQGRNLPAVRNMGGNRASREACNIREIFCTYFNSPQGSVSWQDRMV